The Aeromonas encheleia genomic sequence GCCGCCTGTTTATGGGCAGCACCACCAGTAGTTGTGATTGAACGAGGTCATATTCATGGCCAATCAAGCTACGCTCGTTTGCTCACTTCTGCAAGGGCACGACCAGCAGATCGCAGGGCACAGTGTTCATCAGCTGACGGGCGCTGGAGGTGAGCAGGCTCCAGAAGCTCTGGCGATGACCGCACACCAGCAGGTCTATCTGGTAATCCTTGACCGCCTGGTTGACCCGTTCGCTCAGATCGCCGCAGATCACCAGCTTCTTCTCGATGGGGTAGTCCACCGAGGCGAGGAAGGCCTCCAGCTTCTCCTTCGCCTCGGCGATCACCTGATCCTGCACGTTGTCGATGTCGATATCTATCATCTCGGTGTAGAGATCCTTGAGGTCCACGTCGACGTGGATCACCGACAACTTGGCGCCGTTGGAGCGGGCCCGGTCGACCGCCTTCTCGATCACCTTGCGGTTATCTTCCGACAGGTCGATCGCGGCCAGTACGTGTTTGTAATAGGTTCCACTCATGGGAGTTCTCCTCACTGATCCTGAGTTAACTATACCAATGTCTGATGAAACTAAAACGGCGGCGTCGCCACAGTTTCGGGATTTGAATGGATTTGTCGCACGCCTATGTTGCCGCCCTTTATGAAAAGTCGCGCATATATTGAGCAGGAATTTGAAGCAGGTCACAGCCGGCGAAGAGGGAGGGGAATAGGATGTGCCCGTGCTTCGCAATGAACACAAAACAATAAAAAGCATCTGAATACCGCTTTGGGGAGCCTGGTGCTCCCTCTTGTTTTTCTGCGCCCTTCTGTGCCCAATCCCCCCCTGACATCAAGGTAATCTGCCGTCTCATGGCTATGCTGTAGCCAGTTCCCTCGGAGATCCACTCATGATCATTCAACCCCA encodes the following:
- a CDS encoding universal stress protein, which codes for MSGTYYKHVLAAIDLSEDNRKVIEKAVDRARSNGAKLSVIHVDVDLKDLYTEMIDIDIDNVQDQVIAEAKEKLEAFLASVDYPIEKKLVICGDLSERVNQAVKDYQIDLLVCGHRQSFWSLLTSSARQLMNTVPCDLLVVPLQK